The Fulvivirga ligni genome window below encodes:
- a CDS encoding STAS domain-containing protein, translating into MVDIKRIQEEEYEVIKIVGEVDASSSIELDNAIHDAVESGGKKFLVDCTSLDYISSAGLGVFMSYIEEFKKENIHLILYGLNKKVANVFEILGLDQLLNIEQTKGEAQAKLG; encoded by the coding sequence ATGGTTGACATAAAAAGAATTCAGGAAGAGGAGTATGAAGTAATAAAAATTGTAGGTGAAGTAGATGCCAGCTCTTCTATAGAATTAGACAACGCAATACACGATGCCGTGGAAAGTGGCGGAAAAAAATTCTTAGTTGACTGTACTTCTCTGGATTATATATCCTCAGCCGGCCTGGGTGTTTTTATGTCTTATATCGAAGAATTTAAGAAAGAAAACATCCACTTAATACTATATGGATTGAACAAAAAAGTGGCAAATGTTTTCGAAATACTCGGTTTAGACCAGTTATTGAATATTGAACAAACAAAAGGGGAAGCGCAAGCTAAGTTGGGATGA
- a CDS encoding PP2C family protein-serine/threonine phosphatase: MLSRKAVIRLTTLVSIIAWVTMVFTELSIVFSNKIDMNSGIADSIPKIALSVFILSLFVFFKYRIEKAESVNFIDLLWKVFVTGLITTIVSLVFRLFLILLGSTKLAENVLFQEFIYLINLGLLASFLISTFIVWKRLILYQKSKFLLTVWQIFEYALLISLLYVVLPVPAIANLERYYMGILVLLGIFLSANMKWVAYLNFKQKWKSILLILLAMFYLGYFAFTVFSFADDIGKNTPVFLNIGNNIFLISLMIFIFIYSLFSLLVILFNLPTSSVFEQKLEEVVNFQRLSQSIQTEQNEERVYDILLESATSTVFADAAWIEIFEEEGNSKFYTHKISVAEVGTIKEHISNNKISGVLEPSSDKSKNANKYLSTLRSSRFRSIMAFPIYVKNSHVGTLALLKDVSDGFNKEMSKIIDTFTNQAGISIENFRLLSEALENERYKEELKIAKRVQSSLLPKVLDHGQDYDMIAFSEAADEVGGDYYDTFRINQDKIALIISDVSGKGTSAAFHMSQMKGVFHSFAQLDLPPKEFLVKANTALSRCLDKTSFITTSYFVIDSERQKVEFARAGHCPTLYYDSQTGKASYFQNKGLGLGIIRNNEFGNYIQTNCFQYKKGDIIVLYTDGITEAKNAKSEEFGYERLQNFIETVSHKEIVNIQEDLINALYEFSGSKAIDDDYTTLIIKFT; the protein is encoded by the coding sequence ATGCTCAGCCGGAAAGCCGTAATCAGACTCACCACCCTAGTCTCCATCATTGCATGGGTGACTATGGTATTCACTGAGCTTTCCATTGTTTTCAGTAACAAGATCGACATGAACTCGGGAATTGCTGATAGCATTCCTAAAATAGCGCTGAGTGTTTTCATTCTTTCACTATTCGTTTTCTTCAAATACAGAATTGAAAAAGCTGAGAGTGTAAACTTCATAGACCTGCTCTGGAAAGTATTCGTAACCGGGCTTATTACCACCATAGTTTCTCTGGTGTTTCGCCTGTTTCTTATATTGCTGGGCAGCACCAAGCTGGCTGAAAATGTACTCTTTCAAGAGTTTATCTATCTAATAAATCTGGGTCTATTGGCTTCATTCCTCATTTCTACTTTCATAGTATGGAAAAGGCTCATTCTCTACCAGAAATCCAAGTTCTTACTTACCGTATGGCAGATCTTTGAATATGCCTTATTAATAAGTCTACTTTACGTGGTACTTCCTGTTCCGGCCATTGCGAACTTAGAGAGGTACTACATGGGTATATTAGTGCTTTTAGGAATCTTCCTTTCGGCCAATATGAAATGGGTAGCCTACCTTAACTTTAAGCAAAAGTGGAAGAGCATCCTGCTGATTTTGCTGGCCATGTTCTATCTGGGCTATTTCGCTTTTACGGTATTCTCTTTTGCAGATGACATTGGCAAAAACACACCTGTTTTCCTTAATATCGGGAATAATATCTTCCTGATATCTTTAATGATATTCATATTTATTTACTCACTTTTCTCACTACTGGTAATTTTATTTAACCTTCCTACCAGTTCGGTATTTGAGCAAAAGCTGGAAGAAGTAGTTAACTTCCAAAGGCTTAGCCAGTCTATCCAAACCGAGCAGAACGAGGAGAGAGTGTATGACATTTTGCTTGAAAGTGCCACCAGCACCGTATTTGCTGATGCCGCCTGGATCGAGATTTTCGAAGAAGAAGGCAACAGCAAGTTCTATACTCACAAAATATCAGTGGCCGAAGTAGGTACTATTAAGGAACACATTAGCAATAATAAGATTTCTGGCGTGCTGGAGCCTAGCTCTGATAAATCTAAGAACGCGAACAAGTACCTTTCTACGCTGAGATCATCGCGCTTTAGGTCCATCATGGCTTTTCCTATTTATGTAAAAAACAGCCATGTGGGTACGCTTGCTCTTTTAAAGGATGTAAGTGATGGTTTCAATAAAGAGATGTCTAAGATTATAGACACCTTTACTAACCAGGCCGGAATATCCATTGAAAACTTCAGGCTTCTTTCTGAGGCCCTTGAAAACGAGCGATATAAGGAAGAGTTAAAAATTGCCAAGCGCGTACAAAGCAGCCTACTTCCAAAGGTATTGGACCACGGGCAAGATTATGATATGATAGCCTTTTCTGAGGCTGCAGATGAAGTAGGAGGTGATTATTATGACACCTTCAGGATCAATCAGGATAAAATAGCTCTAATTATTAGTGACGTATCCGGAAAAGGAACGTCAGCGGCCTTCCACATGTCTCAAATGAAAGGGGTGTTTCACAGTTTTGCTCAGTTGGATTTACCTCCAAAAGAGTTTTTAGTTAAAGCCAATACTGCCTTGAGCCGCTGCCTGGATAAGACCTCGTTTATCACCACTTCTTATTTTGTAATCGACAGTGAGCGACAAAAAGTAGAGTTTGCCAGAGCCGGCCACTGCCCTACGCTATATTATGATTCGCAAACCGGGAAAGCATCCTATTTTCAGAATAAGGGCTTGGGCTTAGGGATCATTAGAAATAACGAGTTTGGAAACTACATCCAGACTAACTGCTTTCAATATAAAAAAGGCGATATAATAGTGCTCTATACCGATGGTATAACAGAGGCTAAGAATGCCAAATCAGAAGAATTTGGTTACGAAAGGCTCCAAAACTTTATAGAGACTGTGAGCCATAAGGAAATAGTGAACATACAGGAAGATCTTATCAACGCCCTTTACGAGTTTTCGGGATCAAAGGCCATTGATGATGATTACACCACTTTAATAATAAAATTTACCTAA
- the fbaA gene encoding class II fructose-bisphosphate aldolase, producing the protein MSASYLKPGVITGDDVQKLFQYAKEKQFALPAVNVTGTNTVNAVLETAAAIKSPVIIQFSNGGASFYAGKGLPNTDQQAAIAGAVSGAKHVHQMAELYGATVILHTDHAAKKLLPWIDGMLDAGEEFYKSHGKPLFSSHMIDLSEESLEENIDICKTYLERMSKMDMTLEIELGVTGGEEDGVDNTDVDSSKLYTQPEEVAYAYEELGKISHRFTIAAAFGNVHGVYKPGNVKLTPVILKNSQDYIKEKYNTSEDHPVDFVFHGGSGSTVEEIREGISYGVIKMNIDTDQQWAFWEGIKNYYKENEGFLQAQIGNPDGDDVPNKKFYDPRVWLRKAEDSFIVRLKKAFEDLNNVGTIA; encoded by the coding sequence ATGTCAGCTTCATATTTAAAACCGGGAGTAATCACCGGAGATGATGTACAAAAATTATTTCAGTACGCAAAAGAAAAGCAGTTTGCATTACCTGCGGTAAATGTAACAGGTACTAACACAGTAAACGCAGTTTTAGAGACCGCTGCTGCTATTAAATCTCCCGTAATTATTCAATTCTCAAACGGTGGCGCAAGTTTTTATGCTGGTAAAGGTTTACCAAATACTGACCAACAAGCCGCTATTGCAGGTGCCGTTTCTGGTGCCAAGCACGTTCATCAAATGGCTGAACTTTATGGAGCTACTGTAATACTTCACACTGACCACGCAGCTAAAAAGCTTTTACCATGGATAGATGGTATGCTAGATGCTGGCGAGGAATTCTATAAATCTCACGGCAAGCCGCTTTTCAGTTCTCACATGATTGACCTTTCTGAAGAGTCTTTAGAAGAGAACATAGACATCTGTAAAACATATCTGGAGAGAATGAGCAAAATGGACATGACTCTGGAGATTGAATTAGGTGTTACTGGTGGTGAAGAAGATGGTGTAGACAATACAGACGTAGATAGCTCTAAGTTATATACTCAACCAGAAGAGGTAGCTTATGCTTATGAAGAATTAGGCAAAATAAGCCATAGATTTACTATTGCAGCAGCTTTCGGTAACGTACACGGTGTTTATAAGCCAGGTAACGTAAAATTAACTCCTGTAATTCTTAAGAATTCTCAGGATTACATCAAAGAAAAATATAACACTAGCGAAGACCACCCTGTAGATTTCGTATTCCACGGAGGTTCTGGTTCTACTGTAGAAGAGATCAGAGAAGGTATTTCTTACGGTGTTATTAAAATGAACATAGACACTGATCAGCAGTGGGCGTTCTGGGAAGGCATCAAAAATTACTACAAAGAGAACGAAGGTTTCCTTCAGGCTCAAATTGGTAACCCTGACGGAGATGACGTGCCAAACAAGAAGTTTTATGATCCAAGAGTTTGGTTAAGAAAAGCTGAAGACTCTTTCATTGTAAGATTGAAAAAGGCATTTGAAGACTTAAATAACGTAGGCACTATCGCCTAA
- the accD gene encoding acetyl-CoA carboxylase, carboxyltransferase subunit beta encodes MSWFKRKDKGIQTPTEAKKEAPDGLWFKTPSGKIIHTRELKNNSYVSPEDGYHVRIGSKEYFEILFDDNNFTELDENMESGDPLKFKDTKAYPERIKASQKKSGLKDAVRTAHGKINGLDLTIACMDFGFIGGSMGSVVGEKIARAIDHSIENKKPFLMISKSGGARMMEAGLSLMQMAKTSAKLALLSEAKLPYISLLTDPTTGGVTASYAMLGDFNIAEPGALIGFAGPRVIRETIGKDLPKGFQSAEFVLDHGFLDFIVDRRNLKAKLTTLLKMLK; translated from the coding sequence ATGAGCTGGTTCAAAAGAAAAGATAAGGGGATTCAGACCCCTACAGAGGCGAAAAAAGAAGCGCCTGACGGCCTTTGGTTTAAAACTCCAAGCGGAAAAATTATACATACCAGGGAATTGAAAAACAATTCCTACGTAAGCCCGGAAGATGGGTACCATGTTCGGATTGGTAGCAAAGAGTATTTCGAAATTCTCTTTGATGATAATAATTTCACTGAGTTGGATGAAAATATGGAGTCTGGTGACCCATTGAAATTCAAAGACACCAAAGCTTACCCTGAAAGGATTAAAGCTTCTCAGAAAAAATCAGGTCTTAAAGATGCGGTAAGAACTGCACACGGTAAAATCAATGGCTTAGATTTAACTATTGCTTGTATGGATTTCGGTTTCATCGGAGGTTCTATGGGATCTGTGGTGGGTGAGAAGATTGCACGAGCTATTGATCATTCTATTGAAAACAAGAAGCCTTTCTTAATGATCTCTAAGTCTGGTGGTGCCAGAATGATGGAGGCAGGGCTTTCTCTTATGCAGATGGCTAAAACTTCTGCTAAACTGGCTTTACTTAGTGAGGCTAAATTACCTTATATCTCATTATTAACTGACCCTACTACAGGTGGTGTTACTGCTTCTTATGCTATGCTAGGAGATTTTAACATTGCTGAGCCAGGTGCGCTTATAGGCTTTGCCGGGCCAAGGGTAATTAGAGAAACCATTGGTAAAGATCTTCCTAAAGGATTCCAAAGTGCAGAGTTTGTGCTAGATCATGGTTTCCTTGATTTTATAGTGGACAGAAGAAACTTAAAAGCTAAGCTTACTACGTTATTAAAAATGTTGAAATAA
- a CDS encoding N-acetylmuramoyl-L-alanine amidase family protein, which translates to MNRVIKFSIVILAAVFLSAFYPAREEKLVVIDPGHGGADAGARLDEIAEKDLTLAIAEKLQKFNSDTRIKIVLSRNTDHLKTLKERVEEINLLKPDLLISLHVSTHENVNEQGIQATVCANKDYESVSSVVAENLVASFPDAFEKQPVQAGNYFILRNLDSPGVLLNMGYLSNEHDRAYLSSEAGQNEIANTIVTAIQKSL; encoded by the coding sequence ATGAACAGAGTGATTAAATTTTCTATTGTAATCCTGGCTGCAGTATTTCTAAGTGCCTTTTATCCAGCAAGAGAGGAAAAACTTGTTGTGATAGATCCGGGCCATGGAGGGGCTGATGCCGGAGCTAGGTTAGATGAGATTGCGGAAAAGGATTTGACATTGGCTATAGCCGAAAAGCTGCAGAAGTTCAATTCAGATACTCGTATCAAAATAGTCTTATCTAGAAATACAGATCACTTAAAAACACTAAAAGAAAGGGTTGAAGAGATCAATCTGTTAAAGCCTGATCTTCTAATTTCATTGCATGTATCTACTCATGAAAATGTAAATGAGCAGGGCATACAGGCTACCGTCTGTGCAAATAAGGACTATGAGTCAGTATCTTCTGTGGTTGCTGAAAATTTGGTAGCATCTTTTCCAGACGCTTTTGAAAAGCAGCCGGTTCAAGCTGGTAACTATTTTATTTTGAGGAATTTAGATAGTCCAGGTGTGCTTCTTAATATGGGCTATTTATCTAATGAGCATGATAGAGCGTATTTATCCAGTGAAGCCGGCCAGAATGAAATTGCTAATACTATTGTAACGGCCATTCAAAAGTCATTGTAA
- a CDS encoding helix-turn-helix domain-containing protein → MRNVTLDEFYKEAADFTGKEISALLPPGITKEIGHFNVFDVADTIQKVKRKAEMPYNRRAYYKISLIRGKNRAEYADKVIQVEKNALLFGTPKVPYHWLPQDENQAGSFCVFTAEFMVKNKSGLVLDDLPIFKAGGYPVFEISEEKANEINWIFKKMQEEISSDYEFKYDLLRNYVIELIHYGQKLQPASTVHSQQDASARIISLFIELLERQFPIESPTQKLSLRSAKEYADRLAIHVNHLNKVLKESTGKTTTEVITSRMLQEAKILLKQTDWNISEIAYSLGFEEVAHFSNFFKKRTEQAPLAFRA, encoded by the coding sequence ATGAGAAATGTTACTTTAGATGAGTTCTACAAAGAAGCTGCTGATTTTACCGGTAAGGAAATAAGTGCTCTTCTGCCTCCAGGCATCACGAAGGAAATTGGTCACTTCAATGTTTTTGATGTGGCAGACACCATCCAAAAGGTAAAGCGCAAGGCGGAAATGCCTTATAACCGACGTGCCTATTATAAAATAAGCTTAATTAGAGGGAAAAACAGGGCTGAATATGCTGATAAGGTGATTCAGGTGGAAAAGAACGCCCTTCTTTTCGGTACGCCTAAAGTGCCCTATCATTGGTTGCCTCAAGATGAGAATCAGGCAGGTTCTTTTTGTGTGTTCACTGCAGAGTTCATGGTGAAGAATAAAAGCGGTCTGGTGCTGGATGACCTTCCTATTTTTAAAGCAGGCGGCTATCCTGTGTTTGAAATATCAGAAGAAAAGGCCAATGAAATCAATTGGATTTTCAAAAAAATGCAGGAAGAAATCAGCTCTGATTATGAGTTTAAATATGACCTGTTAAGAAATTATGTGATCGAGCTGATTCATTATGGCCAAAAATTACAGCCAGCCAGCACCGTACATAGTCAGCAAGATGCCTCAGCTAGAATCATTTCACTTTTTATAGAACTATTAGAGCGCCAGTTTCCTATTGAATCACCCACTCAGAAGCTGAGTTTGAGATCGGCCAAGGAATATGCGGACCGATTGGCCATACATGTAAATCACCTCAATAAGGTGCTGAAAGAAAGCACAGGTAAGACTACAACAGAAGTTATAACCAGCCGCATGTTACAGGAAGCTAAGATTTTGCTTAAACAAACTGACTGGAATATTTCTGAAATTGCCTATAGCCTGGGTTTTGAAGAGGTGGCCCATTTTTCTAATTTCTTCAAGAAGAGAACAGAGCAGGCTCCACTGGCTTTCCGTGCATAG
- a CDS encoding SDR family NAD(P)-dependent oxidoreductase — MKTDNQKIAVVTGGSRGLGRDMVINLAKKGLDVIFTYHSNKEKADEVVAEVQNIGQKAIAFQLDTSDISQFDGFFEKVGSHLKENTGSSNFDYLVNNAGTALYSPFAQTTEQQFDDIMNIHYKGVFFLTQKALPLMNDGGGIVNISSGLARFAMPGSSTYGSMKGAVEVLTKYLAKELGGRQIKANVVAPGAIETDFGGGHVRDNKETNQMVANSTALGRAGVPEDIGGVVAFLCTEDARWINGQRIEVSGGMNI; from the coding sequence ATGAAGACAGACAATCAAAAAATAGCAGTTGTAACAGGTGGTAGTCGCGGACTCGGAAGAGATATGGTTATCAACTTGGCAAAAAAAGGTTTAGATGTGATTTTTACTTATCACAGCAATAAGGAAAAAGCCGATGAAGTAGTGGCGGAAGTTCAGAATATAGGACAAAAGGCCATAGCTTTCCAGCTAGATACCAGCGACATTTCTCAGTTCGATGGCTTTTTCGAAAAAGTAGGTTCACACTTAAAGGAAAATACAGGTAGCTCTAATTTCGATTATTTGGTAAACAATGCTGGTACAGCGCTTTATTCGCCGTTTGCACAAACTACCGAGCAGCAGTTTGATGATATTATGAATATCCATTATAAGGGTGTATTCTTCCTTACTCAAAAGGCATTGCCATTAATGAATGATGGCGGCGGCATTGTGAATATTTCTTCCGGATTAGCTCGCTTTGCCATGCCAGGATCTTCCACTTACGGGTCTATGAAAGGAGCTGTAGAGGTGCTTACCAAATATTTGGCTAAAGAGCTGGGTGGTAGACAAATTAAGGCTAATGTAGTGGCTCCAGGTGCTATTGAAACAGATTTCGGAGGAGGCCATGTAAGAGATAACAAGGAAACAAATCAGATGGTGGCTAATTCTACGGCGCTGGGCAGAGCCGGAGTGCCAGAAGATATTGGTGGCGTAGTAGCTTTCCTTTGTACAGAAGATGCCAGATGGATCAACGGACAGCGCATTGAAGTTTCTGGCGGTATGAATATCTAA
- a CDS encoding DUF4136 domain-containing protein has product MKKIILALGMSVFFISAYAQQIHTEKAAGSIDKTYRTFAFINPNEDQEPGTQEAVIVESENMQSVYIFTDEKYPGTEANESIKTSIKQEMIDRNFKYSPKHPDVLISYIVFNREGNIKGDFDNRAEPTTGIERPETMQADRGTLLITATDYTTGKTIWQGLENGAFKQDYTVKDTDAMKAVSDIMSGFDVSRSGTY; this is encoded by the coding sequence ATGAAAAAGATAATATTAGCACTAGGAATGAGCGTGTTTTTTATCTCAGCCTATGCACAACAAATTCACACTGAAAAAGCTGCAGGATCTATAGACAAAACCTACCGTACTTTTGCCTTTATAAACCCGAATGAAGATCAGGAACCTGGCACACAGGAAGCTGTAATTGTAGAAAGTGAAAATATGCAGAGCGTTTATATTTTCACTGATGAGAAATACCCGGGAACGGAAGCCAATGAGTCAATCAAAACTTCCATAAAACAAGAAATGATTGACAGAAATTTTAAATACAGCCCTAAACATCCTGATGTATTGATTTCTTATATAGTATTTAACAGGGAAGGAAATATTAAAGGAGATTTCGATAACAGAGCAGAGCCTACAACTGGCATAGAAAGACCCGAAACCATGCAAGCCGACAGAGGTACGCTATTAATAACTGCCACAGATTATACTACTGGAAAAACCATATGGCAAGGACTTGAGAATGGTGCCTTTAAACAAGATTATACGGTAAAAGATACCGATGCTATGAAAGCCGTATCAGATATTATGAGCGGATTTGATGTATCCAGAAGCGGTACATACTAA
- a CDS encoding SelT/SelW/SelH family protein: protein MNPKVTIIYCTQCRWLLRAAWIAQELLTTFNTDLSEVALQPGTGGIFEVWLDNELIFSRKQAERFPESKELKQLIRDIIDPERDLGHSDKK, encoded by the coding sequence ATGAATCCAAAAGTCACCATCATATACTGCACGCAATGTCGCTGGCTGCTCAGAGCCGCCTGGATCGCTCAGGAATTACTTACTACTTTTAATACAGATTTGAGTGAAGTAGCACTTCAACCAGGCACTGGAGGTATCTTTGAAGTATGGCTAGATAACGAGCTAATTTTCTCCAGAAAACAAGCGGAAAGATTCCCCGAATCTAAAGAATTAAAGCAGCTGATTAGAGATATTATTGACCCTGAAAGAGACCTGGGACACAGCGATAAAAAATAG
- a CDS encoding metal-dependent hydrolase, translating to MKLTYYGHACFSVEVSGKKLLFDPFITPNEKAKDIDIDSIEADYILISHGHQDHTADAIKLAKKTGAKIISNFEIVTWAQNNGVDNVHPMNHGGYYDFDFGRVKYVTAIHSSSFADGSYAGNPGGFVISSSEKTFYYAGDTALTMDMKLIPQFFKLDFSILPIGNDLTMGVEEAIVAADFVECNKVLGVHYDTMEVIKIDHEDAVKQFKESGKELVLMKIGETKDF from the coding sequence ATGAAACTCACGTATTATGGACATGCTTGTTTTTCAGTGGAAGTGTCAGGGAAGAAATTACTGTTCGATCCGTTTATCACTCCCAATGAAAAGGCAAAAGATATAGACATAGATAGTATAGAAGCTGATTATATTTTGATCAGCCACGGTCATCAGGACCACACAGCCGATGCCATAAAACTAGCCAAGAAGACGGGTGCTAAAATCATTTCAAACTTTGAAATTGTGACATGGGCGCAAAATAATGGCGTGGACAATGTACACCCGATGAACCATGGCGGATATTATGACTTTGATTTTGGTAGAGTGAAATATGTTACGGCCATACATTCCAGCTCATTTGCAGATGGCAGCTATGCCGGTAATCCTGGCGGTTTTGTTATCAGCAGTAGCGAAAAAACCTTCTATTATGCGGGAGATACTGCCTTAACTATGGATATGAAGCTGATACCTCAATTCTTCAAATTAGATTTCTCTATTTTACCTATCGGAAATGATTTGACCATGGGCGTAGAAGAAGCCATAGTGGCAGCTGACTTTGTGGAGTGTAATAAAGTATTAGGAGTACATTATGACACCATGGAGGTGATAAAAATTGATCACGAAGATGCTGTAAAGCAATTTAAAGAAAGCGGCAAAGAATTAGTACTTATGAAAATAGGTGAAACCAAAGATTTTTAA
- a CDS encoding helix-turn-helix domain-containing protein translates to MVNIQNLAEVVYDEPQRVKKYFFIYITSGLLNIQVDDKLLQVKPMQVLTITSGQYHFIKPHQQVEGFLLDFTLDYMAKNEQDIELIFQNSLFCHFDYNEIITINHPDHILQQLKLITRELAEMPFQYLTSVHARIELLLVEVNRAKIENGEEVWKPTALFLTFLEFVRNNFEHNYSLSEIAAQLQTTELKLNEQAKLHAGKTAQNVIYGLVISEAKRIIQYENLLMKEVAFRLGFEDPLYFSKFFKNHTGVSPKEYAAALESSM, encoded by the coding sequence ATGGTAAATATTCAGAATCTTGCAGAAGTAGTCTATGATGAGCCCCAAAGGGTGAAAAAGTACTTTTTTATCTATATTACCAGCGGACTCCTTAATATTCAGGTTGATGATAAGCTACTTCAAGTAAAGCCCATGCAAGTGCTAACTATTACTTCAGGTCAATATCATTTCATAAAGCCTCATCAGCAGGTAGAGGGCTTTCTTTTAGATTTTACCTTAGATTATATGGCTAAGAATGAGCAAGATATAGAGCTAATATTCCAAAACAGCCTTTTTTGCCATTTCGATTATAATGAGATCATCACTATCAACCATCCTGACCATATACTTCAGCAGCTAAAATTGATTACTAGAGAGCTGGCTGAAATGCCTTTTCAATATCTCACTTCGGTGCATGCCAGAATAGAACTTTTACTGGTGGAAGTAAATCGTGCTAAAATTGAGAATGGAGAAGAAGTTTGGAAGCCAACTGCTCTATTTCTCACTTTTCTAGAATTTGTCAGAAACAATTTTGAGCATAATTATAGCCTTTCTGAAATAGCTGCTCAGTTACAAACCACTGAGTTAAAGCTTAATGAACAGGCCAAGCTTCATGCTGGTAAAACTGCTCAGAACGTAATCTATGGCTTAGTGATTTCAGAGGCCAAGCGTATCATTCAATATGAAAACTTGCTGATGAAAGAGGTGGCTTTTCGTCTTGGTTTTGAAGACCCTCTTTATTTTTCTAAGTTTTTCAAGAATCACACAGGCGTTTCCCCTAAAGAATATGCTGCCGCTCTAGAATCTTCCATGTAA
- a CDS encoding cupin domain-containing protein, whose protein sequence is MNIQNYITHSEAKEWQPLIENGVYYHGLFVKSLRFDEATQRSKTILLRFDAGASYPYHNHPAGEEIFVLEGQCEIHGEKLKKGDFLYTPPSGKHGVKSEIGCTLLLSIPEEVELLSE, encoded by the coding sequence ATGAACATTCAGAATTATATAACCCATAGTGAAGCAAAAGAATGGCAGCCATTAATAGAAAACGGTGTTTACTATCACGGTCTTTTTGTGAAATCACTCCGATTTGATGAAGCTACTCAGCGCTCAAAAACAATTTTATTGCGTTTTGATGCCGGGGCCAGTTATCCCTATCATAACCACCCGGCCGGAGAGGAAATCTTTGTGCTGGAAGGCCAGTGTGAGATACACGGTGAGAAACTGAAAAAGGGTGACTTTTTGTATACCCCGCCTAGCGGTAAGCATGGTGTGAAAAGTGAGATAGGGTGCACGCTGCTACTCTCTATACCTGAAGAGGTGGAGCTTCTCTCCGAATAG
- a CDS encoding GNAT family N-acetyltransferase — translation MNITISETRDIPVERILDLYKANKWSSADKPEELYKALMNSHGLVSAWDGDTLVGIGNAISDGYLVVYYPHLLVLPTYQGKGIGHMIMNKMQEKYSGFHMQMLTADGKAIDFYKKVGFSRAGQTEPMWIYKGNEH, via the coding sequence ATGAACATTACCATTTCCGAAACCAGAGATATACCTGTGGAGCGAATTCTTGATTTGTACAAAGCTAACAAATGGAGCTCTGCCGATAAGCCGGAAGAACTGTACAAAGCTCTGATGAATTCTCATGGCCTGGTTTCTGCCTGGGATGGCGACACCCTGGTGGGCATTGGCAACGCTATTTCGGATGGTTATCTGGTGGTGTATTATCCGCACCTATTGGTGCTGCCGACATACCAGGGCAAAGGCATAGGTCATATGATCATGAATAAGATGCAGGAGAAATATTCAGGCTTCCATATGCAAATGCTTACTGCCGATGGCAAAGCCATAGATTTCTATAAAAAAGTTGGCTTTTCAAGAGCCGGACAAACCGAGCCCATGTGGATTTATAAGGGAAATGAGCATTAA
- a CDS encoding antibiotic biosynthesis monooxygenase family protein yields MIARIWHGRTKAEHYEEYTAFTNATAIPDYSGTEGFIKLSFLRRLDGDVAHYTLITYWENMEVIKNFAGEDYEKAKYYPEDKDYLLEFEEKVIHYEVFADGDL; encoded by the coding sequence ATGATAGCAAGAATATGGCATGGCCGAACCAAAGCGGAGCATTATGAAGAGTACACGGCATTCACAAATGCCACAGCTATTCCCGACTATAGCGGCACCGAGGGATTCATAAAACTAAGCTTCCTTAGACGCCTGGACGGTGATGTAGCACATTATACCCTGATCACCTATTGGGAGAATATGGAGGTAATAAAAAACTTCGCCGGCGAAGATTACGAAAAGGCCAAATACTATCCTGAGGATAAGGATTACCTACTTGAGTTTGAAGAGAAAGTGATTCATTATGAGGTGTTTGCAGATGGTGACTTATAG